The sequence GGCCTGGTCTTCCACCCGCGCGAGGAGAACGGTGCCGCCGCGCACCTGCCCGTCGACCGGCGTCCCACCGACGAGGAGATCGCCGCGCTGAACGCCGTGCTGCCCGAGCAGCCGCGGCACGCGGCCGTCGTCCTCGCCGGCGCGCGCGAGCAGGCCGGCTGGTGGGGCAAGGGCCGCCCGGCGGACTGGGCCGACGCCGTCGAGGCGGCGCGCGCCCTCGCCCGCGAGGCCGGTGCCGAGCTGGTCGTGCGCAAGGGCCAGTACGGTCCCTGGCACCCCGGCCGGTGCGCCGAGCTGGTGGTCGCCGCCGACGGCACCGAGAAGGTCGTCGGCCACGCCGGCGAGCTGCACCCGCGGGTCGTCAAGAGCCTGGGCCTGCCCGAGCGCACCTGCGCGATGGAGCTGGACCTGGACGCCCTGGAGGCGGCCGGCGACGGCGTGCCGCAGGCTCCGGGCATCTCCACCTTCCCGGTCGCCACGCAGGACGTCGCCCTCGTCGTCGACAAGCCCGTACCGGCCGCGGAGGTCGAGGCGGCGCTGCGCGAGGGCGCGGGTGAACTGCTGGAGTCCATCCGGCTGTTCGACGTGTACGAGAACGCGGAGCAGCTCGGCGACGGCCGCAAGTCGCTCGCGTACGCGTTGCGGTTCCGCGCCGGTGACCGGACGCTGACCGTGGACGAGGCGTCCGCGGCGCGCGACGCGGCGGTCGCCCTCGCGGGCGAGCGGACGGGTGCGGTGCTGAGGGGCTGAACGCCGCTCGGTGCATAAATGCGGATTGGCTGACGGTCGGATCACTCATTCGAGTGGGGACTCGGGGTGATCCGGCCCCTTCGGGGTCTGCCGTCGACAGAATCGGACCGGCCTTTCGGGGCCGGTCCGTCTGCTCTGTCAGGCCCACATGGGGGACCACAGGCATGATTCGCATCAAGGCACGGGCGCCCACCGGGCGGACAACCGTCCTGCCCACGGTCTGGGGAGCCGCCGCGGTCGGCTACAAGTTCGGCTGCCCGCTCGCCCAGCAGAACGGGCTCGGGGCGCGCATCGTGACCAGCGCCGTGTTCTTCGCCGTCGGCACCGGCCTCATACTGCACGTCCGCCGCACCCTGCTGAGGGAGCTGCGGCTCGCCCGGCGGGTGGCGCGCGCCGCGCAGAACGTCGTCCTGCGCCCGCTGCCGCCGCGTCTCGGCGGGATCGACGTCGCCGCCGCGCAGCTCTCCGCCGACCGGGGCGCGAGCGTGGGCGGCGATCTGTACGAGGCCGTCGCCACCGAGCACGGCGTGCGGGTGGTGATGGGCGACGTGCGGGGCCACGGCCTGGCCGCCCTCGGCACCGTCGCCGCCCTGCTCGGCAGCTTCCGCGAGGCCGCGCACGACGAGGTCCGGCTGGACCGCGTACTGCGCCGGCTGGACCGGGCCCTCGCCCGCCATCTGCGCGACCGCGCCCGTACCGGACACCCGGCGCACGCCGGCGCCGAACCGGACCCGGTCTCCGAGGAGTTCGTCACCGTGCTGCTCCTGGAGATCGGCCACGACGGCGAGGTGCGTGCCCTCAACTGCGGCCACCCCTGGCCGTATCTGCTCAGCGGTACGACGGTCGGTCCGCTCTCGCGCCTCGATCCGCTGCCGCCGCTCGGGCCGTTCCCGCTGCCAGCCGAGCCGGCGGTCCGCTCCTGCGGCCGGCTGCTGCCGGGGGAGTTGCTGGTGCTGTTCACGGACGGGGCGGAGGAGGCGCGGGACGCGCGAGGGCGGTTCTTCCCGCTGCCGGAGGTGCTGGCGGACGCGGTGCGCGGGCAGCCGGTCACCCCGCAGACGGTCCTGCGCACGGTCTTCGGCGCCCTCCTCGACCACACCGGCGGCACCCCGGACGACGACGCCGCCCTCCTGGTGCTGTCCAGCGCGCGCGGACCCGGCCCCGAGGCGGCGGCGGACCCCGGCGCCCGGTTCACACCCCGTGTGAAGGCGGAGCCACTACGCTGACCGCATCAGGCCATCCGGGGGTCATCCCATGCAG comes from Streptomyces sp. SCL15-4 and encodes:
- a CDS encoding PP2C family protein-serine/threonine phosphatase, giving the protein MIRIKARAPTGRTTVLPTVWGAAAVGYKFGCPLAQQNGLGARIVTSAVFFAVGTGLILHVRRTLLRELRLARRVARAAQNVVLRPLPPRLGGIDVAAAQLSADRGASVGGDLYEAVATEHGVRVVMGDVRGHGLAALGTVAALLGSFREAAHDEVRLDRVLRRLDRALARHLRDRARTGHPAHAGAEPDPVSEEFVTVLLLEIGHDGEVRALNCGHPWPYLLSGTTVGPLSRLDPLPPLGPFPLPAEPAVRSCGRLLPGELLVLFTDGAEEARDARGRFFPLPEVLADAVRGQPVTPQTVLRTVFGALLDHTGGTPDDDAALLVLSSARGPGPEAAADPGARFTPRVKAEPLR